The Nocardioides pantholopis genome window below encodes:
- a CDS encoding RDD family protein — protein sequence MNQPTLPTTSWARRALALMVDWVASTLVVIAVVGRDAYLETGSSAPFAVLGVYVVESALLTALAGGSFGKLVTRLRVVRVDGDPRPIGLLQALLRSVLIALVIPPLVFRPDGRGLHDMAAGSATVDLQTWRALTGRTG from the coding sequence GTGAACCAACCGACCCTTCCCACGACCAGCTGGGCCCGTCGGGCCCTCGCCCTGATGGTGGACTGGGTCGCCTCCACCCTCGTCGTCATCGCCGTGGTCGGCCGCGACGCGTACCTCGAGACCGGCTCCAGCGCCCCGTTCGCGGTCCTCGGCGTGTACGTCGTGGAGTCGGCGCTGCTCACCGCGCTGGCCGGCGGCTCCTTCGGCAAGCTGGTCACCCGCCTGCGGGTCGTCCGGGTCGACGGCGACCCCCGGCCCATCGGACTGCTCCAGGCGCTGCTGCGCTCGGTGCTGATCGCCCTGGTCATCCCTCCGCTCGTCTTCCGCCCCGACGGCCGCGGCCTGCACGACATGGCAGCGGGCTCCGCGACCGTAGACCTCCAGACCTGGCGTGCCCTGACGGGTCGAACGGGCTGA